In Asanoa sp. WMMD1127, one genomic interval encodes:
- a CDS encoding AAA family ATPase has protein sequence MEGTETGWGRPAEPAPRWRALLDRALLGGRTGENHEVREARVAAPRTPVERPDQPVAPVNGFQGRAVAPVAYPPERQYPPAVPPQVPPAPQESYEPRAYRSGGYYGGDTDYGYGAAGSGGYSEDRFDGGDYPESYAGGGYESYARAEPRVAEPPAGIADPAGLEWRAPAAAAAVPAPAPVAGDSEVDRAIGVLRREFGGSRVLAFANPKGGVHKTTATVLAAATVGSIRGQGVLAWDDNELRGTLGLRAGSARHARTIRHLIANLAEVEAQHGYGLTEALDDFLRHASDGSYDVLAGEESPRFAQRLDQYTVRRVLELLRRTHDVICVDTGNNVESANWQTVLQAADQLVITTVPREDAAFTADWMLDLLYDVGMGDLATNAVTLLSCPTPGKSPMLDDFAAHFATRTRAVAVVPYDPALEAGSSIEYALLQPETRDAWLKAASIMLEPFAR, from the coding sequence GTGGAGGGCACCGAAACCGGGTGGGGTCGACCGGCCGAGCCGGCCCCACGGTGGCGGGCACTCCTCGACCGTGCGCTGCTCGGCGGGCGCACCGGGGAGAACCACGAGGTCCGCGAGGCCCGGGTCGCCGCGCCGCGGACGCCGGTGGAGCGGCCGGACCAGCCGGTGGCGCCCGTCAACGGGTTCCAGGGGCGGGCGGTCGCGCCGGTCGCGTACCCGCCGGAGCGCCAATATCCGCCGGCCGTCCCACCGCAGGTGCCGCCGGCGCCGCAGGAGAGCTACGAGCCGCGGGCCTACCGGTCCGGGGGCTACTACGGCGGCGATACCGACTACGGCTACGGCGCCGCTGGCAGCGGCGGATATTCCGAGGACCGGTTCGACGGCGGTGACTACCCGGAGAGCTACGCGGGTGGTGGCTACGAGTCCTACGCGCGGGCCGAGCCGCGGGTGGCCGAGCCGCCGGCGGGCATCGCCGACCCGGCCGGCCTGGAGTGGCGCGCGCCGGCCGCGGCCGCCGCTGTGCCCGCGCCGGCTCCGGTCGCCGGTGACTCCGAGGTCGACCGGGCGATCGGGGTGCTGCGCCGGGAGTTCGGCGGCTCGCGGGTGCTGGCGTTCGCCAACCCCAAGGGCGGCGTGCACAAGACCACCGCGACCGTGCTGGCCGCCGCGACGGTCGGCAGCATCCGCGGCCAGGGCGTGCTCGCCTGGGACGACAACGAGCTGCGCGGCACCCTCGGCCTGCGCGCCGGCAGCGCCCGCCACGCCCGCACGATCCGCCACCTGATCGCCAACCTGGCCGAGGTGGAGGCGCAGCACGGCTACGGGCTGACCGAGGCGCTCGACGACTTCCTGCGGCACGCGTCCGACGGCTCCTACGACGTGCTGGCCGGCGAGGAGAGCCCACGGTTCGCGCAACGGCTCGACCAGTACACGGTGCGGCGTGTGCTCGAGTTGCTCCGGCGTACGCACGACGTGATCTGTGTGGACACCGGCAACAACGTGGAGAGCGCCAACTGGCAGACCGTGCTGCAGGCGGCCGACCAGCTGGTGATCACGACCGTGCCACGGGAGGACGCGGCCTTCACCGCCGACTGGATGCTCGACCTGCTCTACGACGTGGGCATGGGCGACCTGGCCACCAACGCGGTGACGCTGCTGTCGTGCCCGACCCCGGGCAAGTCGCCGATGCTCGACGACTTCGCGGCCCACTTCGCGACCCGCACGCGCGCGGTCGCGGTCGTGCCCTACGACCCGGCGCTGGAAGCGGGCTCGTCCATCGAATACGCGCTGCTCCAGCCGGAGACCCGCGACGCCTGGCTCAAGGCCGCGAGCATCATGCTGGAGCCGTTCGCCCGCTGA
- the lspA gene encoding signal peptidase II: protein MTATTPADETPAPPRRARAAAIWALLGVAVFIILLDQLTKHFATEELTGRGPVRILGGLVYLSLIRNSGAAFSMASGHTWIFPLIALAVIAWITWMAFKLRSMPWAIALGLVAGGALGNLTDRLFRAPGPFQGHVVDMISLFAPYGEKFAVFNIADSALSCGVVLAIILEFSGRQRDGTRIPLRKSGKSKGSGDK from the coding sequence ATGACCGCGACCACGCCCGCGGACGAGACCCCGGCGCCGCCCCGGCGCGCCCGGGCCGCCGCCATCTGGGCCCTGCTCGGCGTGGCCGTCTTCATCATCCTGCTCGACCAGCTCACCAAGCACTTCGCGACCGAGGAGCTCACCGGCCGCGGGCCCGTGCGGATCCTCGGCGGCCTGGTCTACCTGAGCCTGATCCGCAACAGCGGCGCCGCGTTCAGCATGGCCAGCGGCCACACCTGGATCTTCCCGCTCATCGCTCTCGCCGTCATCGCCTGGATCACCTGGATGGCGTTCAAGCTGCGCTCGATGCCCTGGGCGATCGCGCTCGGCCTCGTCGCCGGCGGCGCGCTGGGCAACCTCACCGACCGGCTGTTCCGGGCGCCCGGCCCGTTCCAGGGCCACGTGGTCGACATGATCAGCCTCTTCGCGCCGTACGGTGAGAAGTTCGCGGTCTTCAACATCGCCGACAGCGCGCTGAGTTGTGGCGTCGTGCTGGCGATCATCCTCGAGTTCAGTGGCCGACAACGCGACGGCACCCGGATACCGCTGCGCAAGAGCGGCAAGAGCAAGGGGTCGGGCGACAAGTGA
- a CDS encoding RluA family pseudouridine synthase: MRLDQAISRLFGLSRTAAAAIVEAGDAVVDGTPRPKSDKVSAGAWLEVRLPEPQSAAEVVPQAVPGLRVVHADDDIVVVDKPVGVAAHPSPGWTGPTVVGGLAAIGHRISTSGAAERQGVVHRLDVGTSGLMVVAKSERAYTALKRAFKVREVDKRYSAVVQGHLDPLRGTVDAPIDRHPQHDYRWAVVSGGKPSVTHYDTIEAFPAASLVDVRLETGRTHQIRVHFSALRHPCVGDLTYGADPTLSARLGLTRQWLHARALAFVHPGTGDEVLFESSYPDDLQHALDILRD; encoded by the coding sequence ATGCGGCTCGACCAGGCGATCTCCCGGCTCTTCGGGCTGTCGCGCACGGCCGCCGCGGCCATCGTCGAGGCCGGCGACGCGGTCGTCGACGGCACACCGCGGCCCAAGTCCGACAAGGTCTCCGCCGGCGCCTGGCTCGAGGTCCGGCTGCCGGAGCCGCAGTCGGCCGCGGAGGTCGTCCCGCAGGCGGTGCCCGGCCTGCGCGTCGTCCACGCCGACGACGACATCGTGGTGGTCGACAAGCCGGTCGGCGTCGCCGCGCACCCCAGCCCCGGCTGGACCGGGCCGACGGTGGTCGGTGGGCTCGCCGCGATCGGCCACCGGATCTCCACCAGCGGCGCCGCCGAGCGTCAGGGCGTGGTGCACCGGCTCGACGTCGGCACCAGCGGCCTGATGGTGGTGGCCAAGAGCGAGCGCGCCTACACGGCGCTCAAGCGGGCGTTCAAGGTACGCGAGGTCGACAAGCGTTACAGCGCCGTCGTGCAGGGGCATCTGGATCCCTTGCGCGGGACCGTCGACGCGCCGATCGACCGGCACCCGCAGCACGACTACCGGTGGGCGGTCGTGTCGGGCGGCAAGCCGAGCGTCACCCACTACGACACGATCGAGGCGTTCCCCGCCGCCAGCCTGGTCGACGTGCGGCTGGAGACCGGGCGCACGCACCAGATCCGCGTGCACTTCTCCGCGCTGCGTCACCCGTGCGTGGGCGACCTGACCTACGGTGCCGACCCCACGCTGTCGGCGCGACTGGGCCTGACCCGGCAGTGGCTGCACGCCCGGGCGCTCGCGTTCGTCCATCCCGGCACGGGCGACGAGGTGCTCTTCGAGAGCAGCTACCCTGACGACCTGCAACACGCACTGGACATCCTGCGCGACTGA